The genome window TGTACATTCTGTCCTCCCCTAACAATCACAGCTTATCGACCTCTATCGGCTCCGACCTTTTTACCAATGCTTCCAGCACTCGCAAAACAGGTTACTGGAGTTCCCAGGTGCAAAAGGTTGTTATCTCTCCTTTTCCATCAGTCCAGCAAAGTAAACTTTACTAATGCTAAAAGCCTTCAACAAGGATTTTCTCTATCTAGAAAACAGGCTCGTGCTATTGTCCGCTCCTGTTCCCCCTGTGCTCCTCTcgctcttccctccctcccccctgggTGCAACCCACGAGGGTGCGTAGTAATCATATTTGGCAGGTGGATGTTACCCACATCACCTCGTTTGGAAAACTTCGCTATGTTCATCATACAATTGACACTTATTCTCATTTTCAGTGGCTACGGCTCATAGCTCTGAAAAGGCCGACGTGGTTATTACTCatctttatttatgttttgctGTCATGGGACTTCCAGCGACATTAAGGACAGATAATGCTCCAGCTTATACCTCTCAAAAACTGCCAGCTTTCTAACACTCTATTCCATTCAACACATTACTGGAATTCCTTTTAACAGCCAAGGGCAAGCCATCATTGAGCGTGCCAATCATACTCTCAAGCTTCAGTTACAAAAACATAAAGGGGGAGTCAAGGAATCTCCTCACCAGCATTTACTCCGTGCCCTCTGTACCCTTAAGTTTTAAATTCTTGGCAGGACCTGCATGCCTCGGCAGCAGAGCGTCATTGCGCCTCTTCCCCTCCTTTGCAAAAGGCCTGTGAGCCCGTGTTTGCTGCCACTCCTACTGGAGGATGGGTTGAGGGAGAAGTTCTTCACTGGGGTCGGGCATATGCTTATGTTTCCACAGGACAAGGTTGTGAGTGGGTTCCTGTACGCCGGCTCAAAAGGCGATGTCCCAGTCAAGATGCCGCACAAGATGACAACACGACAtctaaaactaaagaaaaagcaGTTGGTAACGCTGGCAGTGCGGCTGCCCCTTAGCCTACCTGCCTTTCCACTAATTTTATGCTCCTCTCTGGTTGATCAGGTTATTTCTGCTGATGCTCAGCATGTATATTGGGCTTATGTTCCCTATCCCCCCTTTTTAAAGCGGTATCTTGGGGGGAGCCTGAAGTCATCGTCTATACTAATGATTCCAAATGGCTGCCTCCTCCTTGTCAATATCAATCACCGCATCCCGGGCATGAAGGGAGACTGGGTTCTAATTACTCTACTTATGCTCAAGGGTATCCCATTTGTTTTGGAGCAGGACAGCATTGTCTGGTACCCTCTACTCAAGCTTGGGTCTGCAATATAACACCTCTACTTTTGCAGCCCGCACTGTACTATTATCTATGAAGGGGTTTAAAGGGATGCCTTCTAACGCAACTGAAAGACCTCCATCTCTGCCCCTTTGTTCTATGCCTCACACTGAACCTCCTGTAGCTCATTTTGATTGGAGCGTATGTAGAGGTAAAGTTCTAAAAGAAGTACGCAGTAATCCTAAGATTGTTGACTGGAGCCCCTATGGCCACTTTAAGGAAAAGTGTTCTGCTCACTCCTTACGCTGGCGTGTTTATGAAGACACTGTCGAGGCCATTGCCAACGACGGTTATCTGGCATGATAaaggcccttcccctccacagcctCACTTACTCGGGGCTCAGAAAAACAAGGGCACATCTGGAAACTCTTGGCTACAGgaggaaaccttaaaatctgggTGGGGAATATGTCCTCAGATGAGAAGGGAGGCGTAAAGTACACCTCCAGCGTCGCCATTCTAAACCTTTACTGGCATGCGTTCCTTATCCTTATCTTTTACTCGTGGGAACTGTTTATTGGAATCAGTCTACAAGACTTGCCCTGGAAATTGTGCCCTATTTACTTTtttggggtataaaaataaaatgactggtacgttggcactgcagtcttgtaaccatctttgtgtatgtctgtgtgtttttttatgttctgtgttcatcctctgtcctgcaaATGTGCCACGACAagttagatatatgatttgcaaatattctttccCTTACTATGggttgtttttcactttttaaaattattttaattgtaatttttaattgacaaataattatatatgggATACAATGTGGTGTTTTGATAGATTTACATATTGTGAATCACtttcttaatagtgtcctttgaagcactaaaaatttttaattttgatgaagtccaatatatcaatattttcttttgttgcttatgcttttggtatAATATCTAAGAATTCATTTTCCAACCTAAGTTGATGAAGATCTACCCCCTATGTTTTCtcctcagttttataattttagcacaTTCATTTAGGTCTTTGCTCCATttagagttcatttttgtatatggtgtgaggtaaagATCTGCATTCATTTCCTGGAACTGCTGTAACACATTGCCACAAATATgacagcttaaaacaacagaaatggatTATTTCACAGTTCTGGTGAGAAGTTTGATATCACATCCTATGTTGGCAGGAGTGGCTCTGAGGGAAAATCCATTCCATGGTTCTTTCCTAGCTCCTGGTAGCTATTGGCAGCTTTtgatgttccttggcttgtacATCACTGCAATCTCTGTCTTCAACTCGACATGGCCTTCTTCTTATGTTTATGTCAAATCTCCCTCTCCTTATACCAGTCATTAGATTTAGGTTTCAAACaaaatccaggatgatctcttCTTGAGAATCTTAATTACATCTTAAAGACatcatatttccaaataaggtcacattcctaGGTACTAGTGGTTAGGTCTTAGACATACCTTTTGGAGTACATGGTTCAACCACCATAGGGGCCCCCttaattcttttgtatgtggctgtccagttgtcccagcacatttgttaaaaagactattcttttcctattgaatagttttggtgcctttgttgaaaatcagctgATCATGCACACACGGTTTTATTTCTGAATCTCAATTCCATTCTACTGATTGCCTGTCTATCCTTATGTGAgtactacactgtcttgattaccaTTATTTATGGAATGTTTTGAAATTGGTAAGTGCAAACCCtcctactttttacttttttctaagaTTGTTTACATATTCTGTCTCTtgaattttcatatgaatttagaatcagtttgtaaatttctacaaagaagtcaCTTAGGAATCTGATAGGGATtttgttgaatctatagatcaatttgggaacatagccatttaacaatattaagtcttccaatccatgaacttttctctatttatttagatctttaatttctttcactacagttttatagtttttagagtATAAGATTTGCATTcctcttgttaaatttatttttaagtattttatttcttttaaagctactgcaaatgtattattttttaatttcatttttggattggtCATTGcatgaatatagaaatatgattgatgtttgtatattgatcttatatcctacATATTTGCCTGAACTTGTTTATAAGTTCTAATCACTTTGTAGTGGATtctttttctagcattttctatgtaaaaaaatcatgtcatctgtaaatataGTTTTACATCTGTCTTTCCCATCTGAATGTACATTATTTCTTGTTCTTGTCTAATTGCTGGCCAGAACCTTTAGTAATGCTGAATAGAGATGGTGAGAGTGCACATTCTTGTCTTACTGCTGATCTCAGGAGGAAAGCAACCAatcttttaccattttttttaatttttttatttcaaaagttttgTTGTAAGAAAGACACCACCAGTGTATTTCacaaagacataaatatatacaccccagcaacacaaaaagaataaatcttcaAAAATGTTCACCCCcgattatttacatttttctaatataaatttaaGACTTCAGTACATAAATATACATTACTATATATACGTTTCTAGTGCGGCTTACCAACAAATCagctgaatttgattttttttttaaattatagcaggTATGCTTTTGATGGTAGGGCAGGGATGGAGGACAGGACAAGCAATTGAAACTGCCCAATTCACATCTGTTATCAGTCTGCTTTTTCTTGGGAGCTTGTGTAAGGTGTTAACGTGGCTGGGAACATCAACACCTTGGCATGCATGAACATTAAGTCAGCAAGGCTAGTGATCACCTTGATAGCTTCTTCACTCAAGTGCTCTTCTCTTTTCGGTTTCCTGGTAGATGTGCTTGTCTTCTCTACTGTGGACATAAGTCTCGCAAATGCATCAGTCACTTTGAGGCTTGAGGTGGAGATTTCCAGCTTAGAAGTTGTTAACTCATACAACTCTGGATCCATACCATCTAAAGGGTTAGTAAGGCCACTGCTACTCCAGTCAAACTGGATGGGTGgtagagactcctggaattgatcaGATGTACATGGGTTAATCTCTGGTGATATGGTGGCTGCCTGACCAATGGAAGCAATTTTTTCTGTAGCAGATAGTGGTTTCAATGGTTCCTTGGTGGGTACCCAATCCTGCTGCATACATGGACACTAGCAGGCTGCTTCTTATTGCCCGTAAAGAGAATGTTTCTGGTGTCTATTCCAAAGAGCACAAAAGCTTGTTGCTATGGGAGCCGCCCACTGATATCTCAAGCCATGTGCATCATGGGTATCCTGTAGCTCAGTCCGCACATCCAGCAGTTCCCATATTCAGGTAAGGCCTCTCTTGTTTTTATTGGCAAGGTGCTTGTTTCCAGCAAGTGCTTTAGGGAAGTAACTTCCTCTTCAGCATCAGGGACAAATATGGAAGGAAAACATGCTTCGAAAATTCGCTCCAGTCGGTTTAGTAAAGCTGTCTGAACTGAAGTGGCTGATTCCTGTAAATAGCCACTAGCAACTGCTCCTTTGGAAGTTGTTAAAGGGACACTGTGCATTTTGGGGGTTCCTGGAGTACCAATATTTTCATCTCTCCTATGTGACTGCCAGGCTTCCTTTCGATGATGAGATTCAGTAGCTTCCTGGTCTCCAAAAGCAGCCCAAGAACAACTATCTTTTTGTTCATCCTCATAAGCATGCCGATCTACAACTTGGGTAGGACCAGCTGAACTGAAGTCTGCAAAATCATCAAAGTCTTGAAAAGCATTGCAGTCATCTTGAATATTTGGCACAGAATCAAAATCTCCAAACTCAACTTCTTGCccatttttcagttttgaaacaGGTTCAGTGCCTGTTCCACTAGACTTTCTTGCCAACTGACATCCCTCTGATAAACTATCAGAAGTCTGTTTTAGGTCTGACTCGATATATATCATTTCCTCTTGGCAGGAAATAGCATTCATATTCCCAAATTCTCCAAAGTCATCACCTGGTTCACTAAAATGTGGAAAGTGCTCTGAGGACTCTTCAAAAGTGACATCACTCATTGAATCTTGAGTACTAGCAACAAAAGGTGGAGTTGTGCCTCTGGCTGTGCCAAAGGCACCAAAATCATCCTCATTGGTATCCTTGCAAGTCACAAAGTCATTACTACTATCACCATTTTTTACACTTACAGAATCatccaaaacattttcttttgtgggGTCAATGTTTGGACTTTGGAAATCAGTAAACTTTGTACTTTCTTCTTTGGAAGAACCAACTTCATCATCAGCATCAGAAGTTTTAATAGAATCCTTGCATAGGTCAGCACATTTAGAAGTAAATAAATCAagtttttcttcagttttacaTTGTTCACTCTTAATGGCTTCTGAATCATCAGCTGAGTCTATCAAACTCCTAGCCTTTGATTGAACACTTGAATTTAAAAGTTCATACTGTTGCAGTGTTggaaggcctttttttttttttttgagacagagtctcactttgttgcccaggctagagtgagtgccgtggtgtcagcctagctcacagcaacctcaatctcctggactcaagcaatcctcctacctcaacctcccaagtagctgggactacaggcatgcgccaccatgctcggctaattttttctatatatattagttggccaattaatttctttctatttatagtagagatggggtctcgctcttgctcaggctggtttcgaactcctgaccttgagcaatccacccgcctcagcctcccagagtgctaggattacaggcgtgagccaccacgcccggctggaaGGCCTTCTTTTTCAACACTGAAACCTATGTTAGTCATTACGCTGATTTCTGAAACACAAACCTGATCCTTTCCATCAGTGTGTCCTTTATTGTCAAAGCTTCTACCCAAAGACACTTCTTTTACAGAATTCAGTTCATTGACtctgttaattttattgttttcctgaatATTTAGTGCTTCTCTATCATTTAAAACTGCATGTCCTATTTCTTCTAGTTGTATCCTTTCCTTTTTGGAAAATGTGGCAAAATCTGCAAATTCCTCAGCAGGGCTAGGTACAGAGTCTAAATTATACTCAGTGCTATGAATGCTAAGAGGCTTCCATCCCTTTGAATCAGCTACGTTGTCCAGATCATCTGTTTCCTGAGGATTTACAGTTTCCAACACTGCAAACCCATTTGTTAGAATCTCCAGACAGGGAGGCTTTTCACCATTGCAGCTCTCTAACTGCTTGTTTTGATGAACAATAATCTTATCAGTTCTAAAATCTCCTGGAGAGAAACTTCCAGGTGTTCCAACATTTTGTCTCTGCTCCactactttatttaaatttcctgGACTTTCTATGCCATCAATGGAAGTATCTAAAGTTTTGGATGAAATTCTTTCTTTGCTGGTGGTAGAAAGTAAAACATCAGATTGTCCTTTCACAGGAGTTGAAAGTTCAACAGCAATGTCCTTATCATTACCATTTTTAGTGGACTTAAAGCTTGTAAGGCTATCTACATTTTCTGAGAAATCATGAATTGGCAAAAAATGGTTTGAAGGAACAAATTCTTCCTTGGGACAAGTATAATCTGGTGTATCAAAACCAACAAACCCTACACCAGAAGGGCTAACTTCTGAAAACCCACCAAATTCCCCaaattcatcatcatcatcatcctctgCTCCATTGGCCAGTGGTGGTGGGGATGAAGAATACATTCGAATGATGTCTGGCTCCACCATTCAGCTGCTTTCAAATAATTAATTTACACCTGGCTCATTCGGGGCGGCCATGATGGGCATGGCTCAGGGCCTCGGCGAGGAACTGGCTCCCTGGGGAAGGACCGTCAGTTCCCACGCAGACTGGTGAGAGTGGAAGGCCAGCTGCTCACAGCCCCGTCAGTGCAGCAGCCCGTGGACGCCCACCCACTCCACACACTCTCCCATCATCCTTTATAATATTAACTGTGGGTTTTTCATGAGtgctctttatcaggttgaggaaattcctttttattcttatttcattgactttttaaatcattaaatggTATCAAATTATGCCAAATgcttcttcatctattgagactATCATGTGGATTTATCAGAATATACTTCATATTTATActaacttaattttaataagatgTAGGAATGCTCCCCTCTATAggtccatttcattttcttcagtttttgtactattattttatatatatctaaatatgtTACAAACTCAAGAATACATTGCAATAACTATTACTTTATGTAATTTTGGAAAGCTGCTATTGCTGTGTCTACAAGGTCACTGAGCTTTTCTTCTACAGTATCAAATCTACCATTAATCTTATTTTACATCcagtatatttttcatctcagacactttcatttctagaattctgattttggtcttttatttatctttcatgtcttatataattttttgaactatgggcatggtggcatgcagtTATAATAACTGTTGGCGTGAAATACagttataataattgttttaatatcatTATCTGCCAATTCTAACATTTGTGTCAGTCCCAGGTTAGAttgtttttctctgccttctgggtatattttcttattttctttgtcagCCTGGTTATTTTTATCTGATGTCAGACATGATGATTTTACCTTGTCAGATGCTAGATATTTTTGCCTttcctaaatattatatttttttttttttggagacagagtctcactttgttgcccaggctagagtgagtgccgtggcgtcagcctagctcacagcaacctcaaactcctgggctcaagcaatcctgctgcctcagcctcccgagtagctgggactacaggcatgcgccaccatgcctggctaattttttctatatatattaattggccaattaatttctttctatttatagtagagacggggtctcttgctcaggctggtttcaaactactgacctcaagcgatccgcctgcctcagcctcccaaagtgtaaatattcttgagctttatATTTCTGgtacacaataaattatttgaaaggtGTTTGATCCTTTTTGGGTCCTGTTAGGCAAAATTAGACAGTGTTCAGTCTAGGGCTAATTATTCCCACTACTGACAAAATAACATTCTGCATACCCAATGCTCAGCAAATTATTACATTTCCCAGTCTGGCTGGTGAGGACAGGCATTATTCCCAGCCCGTCTATCACTAGGTACtatttcctgtcttccttttggATTATTCTTTTCCCGTCCTTGGGTAGTTTCCTTACATGTGTGCACTGATGAGCTGAAGGCTTGAGGGGAACCCTTTGCAGATTTCACTGCTTTTTCTGCTCAGCTATCTTCCCTGTATACCTTTACCTTGCAAACATgggctgccctggcctccccaaCACACAACTCTGTCCTGTCCACTTAGTGAGATTGCTGGCTATCATAGCACTCCTCCTTGCACTGTGTCCTAGAAACTCTCCAGGAAGGAAGCTGGATGATTGCAAGCCTCATCTCTTTTGATTCTCTTCTTACAGGGATCACAAACATTGTCCTGTCTGTTGTGTAATGCTTGAATGCTACTATTTCATATATTTACCTGAATTTGTAGTTAAGGCGGGAGAGTGAATCTGTTCCTTGTTGCTCATCATGGTTATTATAGGCTGAACTGTACCCCCtaaaatttatatcaatatgCTAAAtccctaacctccaatgtgactGTGTTTGAGAGAGGCAGTTAAGTTAATTGAAATCATAAGGATGGAGCCCTGATCCTATGTGACTGGTGTCCATATAAGAAGAGGTAGAGACACCAGGGATGCGCATGCCCAGAGGAAAGGTCACGTGAGGACAGAGAGAAAGTGGTGACctgcaaaccaaggagaggcttcaggagaaaataaatcccctggcaccttgatcttggacttctagtctcgagaattgtgaggaaataaatttctgtttaatccaccaaatctttgttattttgttatggcaagTTTAGCAGGATAATACACCAGCCCAAAGCAAAAGTACACAAACtaagtttttaattcaaattttaaattttgatttctaaaaacTATAAATGCCACAGCTGGGTCATTATCAGTTTCCTAtgccattttttctttaaataaaattatctcagtTGTGTTATATTCTACATTTCATAATTCTAATATTGAAGTTTTATGAGCTTCTTTTTACTATTGTTTCTTCTAGTTCTTAAtcatattatctttttctttccatttgttcttatacattttttcttctgagaTGCTCTCTTTCCTTGTATAATTACTTACATAAATTCTTTTACACATAGGTTAAATGTGGATTTCTGTAGagaattttgctttcttcttctaaTTTTTGAGTTACCACCAATCCAGGAGAATTATAACTAAAATCATGGCTTGAGGTTACTGTGACCCACAATAGTAAAGGAAATCTAGACAACAAATCTATAGGTGTGCTGGCTGATAGTTACAGATTTTCAGAAAattgttccttcctttttttccttttttctttttgctggttCAAAGGCTAATTTCCTTAGAATACTCTTGTATTTGGGGATGAagcagattttgttttgtttcaccaTTTTAGGATTTGAACCTTTGGTTTCCCAGATTTTCTGAGGTTGGGGAGAGTCTCCTCTTATGCTCCCTGCTTGAATGAGCGCTGGACATCGTCTTCTATCTGTTACAGCCTGTAAGCTGTAAGAAAGGAGCTTGTGAGTCTGCGAAAATCAAACTTTCTCCAGATGGGTCAGACGCACTCAGGATAAAAAAGACTTTTCTGTTTGGATTCCTGCCCACATTTATATTTTGGcctaaataattattcttttgctTGTTCTTCTATACTTTTGgatgccgtgtgtgtgtgtgtgtgtgtgtgtgtgtgtgtctaaagttcactgaagcctcaaactcctgggctcaagtgctcctcctgcctcagcttccccagtagctgggactacaggtgctgccaccatgcccggctaatttttttgcagagatgaagtctcactatgttgctcaagctggtcttgaactcttggcctccagttgtcgcgcccgcctcgccagcaaggaagacgcggcaaccggagttcttctgacagtgctttaatggggttccctttagacttacatgatgcggaagacccagcccggcagcgcgcaggctgctatataccctagaagcataacccctaagctgggataggccgctcagctgtcgagccaccaaagcattagtccatagcaggacccttcctttgcatgctcgcgccacagggcaaccgacaattgcttgtgcgctgaacttgtttgctgctctaggcaaagccggaaacaggcgccaacttgtaatggcgttgtcaccgtgccccacatctccccctgttttattaatttaatgagagctgagcaaccgttcagcaccgtccttcgaccgtgcgatcaaggttgcagagcctcactttcaccagcaaccacctaacctcgtgcaatgagcacaactcggaggtgtgcaaaggctggctgtgggataggagacatgccttatttggtgcaatgggagagacccctcagagtgcaaaggccatgtctgctaaaatacctgggggtaggagcgggtgcaacccaaaactaggctaaccttttagcatggtcaaccacacctgtgcagactgtctcagttcaagcgcagcaaatgtctgtgccaataccacatggtctgtggctgcaagaccgaaacagagtcatagagctaggagcttcaacaggaacaggaatgtatctaggcaagcgggtaacaatggcagaggggtgagacgtggcattccaacacaatgtataattgcacgtattagaggaacagttcacatgtgtaccagagggtttttctgtggataccacccagataaacgggggccaaacccagacaggtataggggcaaaggtcatgttttgccctcccgcaatcaccctcacagaacctttaaaagagtcgctaagattccatgcgaaactagcattccttgccatacccccagccaccaatggacaggggagccaagtctGCGCAGCTTctgttaaccccacacaaaacacaaagtccccttcaaggagaaggatctatttccctccagtttactactccgcgtgtccaacggcaggtccagggaaacattagtagaaaagaggcgggggaaaattggtgagttatgtgtcacaggcatcggcaggggaagcactgacaggatcccccagcgtggctccgctgccatcctcgcgatcatccatactgtcatcaggaggagtagccagcacgtcttcatgctgctccagaggctgctgcaccgttctggtcagccgcgtgggcacccagatgggattgtcctggtcctgtggaaaaacacaaatagctcccctggatctcattatcaCTGGATCtgggcctttccatagattagacaacacatctttccacttcactaattctttctgtggcggagcaggcgtgacatgcctgtctgctgccgaacgtcccttgacatctaaatttaaaaaatttaaagtaaagagagcaaaggagaggcgtcctttgggtgatagccctagctgtagggcatctccccctttttgtttttgtaagtacattttgagcgtacCGTGAGCAcgctccacgatgccttgcgcttgagggttgtagggaagaccggtacggtgctccacacccaagcgagtgcaaaactgctgaaaagattttgaggtataagccgggccattatctgtcttaataacccggggcttgccccaggctgcccaagcttctaggcagtgaatgataacgtaacttgccttttctccagccagaggcgtggcatgaaggacgcctgagcacgtgtcaacagacacgtgaacatactgaagcttcccaaaggatgggacatgagttacatccattttccacatttgtagaggacgcaaacccctaggattcatgcccgtatgaacaacagtgcgataaggagcacaacttggacattgcagtacaatctcacgagcatctgcacgtgtgatgttgaacttaagtcgtaaggtttcagctggcacatgataaagtttatgaaagtctatggcggcggcgtggccatcagacacccagagggcgcgagtggcgcgatctgccatagcatttcccgcagccataggtccaggtaacaaggaatgaactctgatatgctgaatggaaaatgggtttttcctattttgaatagtattcctaatttctgtaaatacagaaaagacagtactcttggcaagaatgtgaaaggagttctc of Microcebus murinus isolate Inina chromosome 5, M.murinus_Inina_mat1.0, whole genome shotgun sequence contains these proteins:
- the LOC105855358 gene encoding LOW QUALITY PROTEIN: aftiphilin-like (The sequence of the model RefSeq protein was modified relative to this genomic sequence to represent the inferred CDS: inserted 5 bases in 4 codons); this encodes MVEPDIIRMYSSSPPPLANGAEDDDDDEFGEFGGFSEVSPSGVGFVGFDTPDYTCPKEEFVPSNHFLPIHDFSENVDSLTSFKSTKNGNDKDIAVELSTPVKGQSDVLLSTTSKERISSKTLDTSIDGIESPGNLNKVVEQRQNVGTPGSFSPGDFRTDKIIVHQNKQLESCNGEKPPCLEILTNGFAVLETVNPQETDDLDNVADSKGWKPLSIHSTEYNLDSVPSPAEEFADFATFSKKERIQLEEIGHAVLNDREALNIQENNKINRVNELNSVKEVSLGRSFDNKGHTDGKDQVCVSEISVMTNIGFSVEKEGLPTLQQYELLNSSVQSKARSLIDSADDSEAIKSEQCKTEEKLDLFTSKCADLCKDSIKTSDADDEVGSSKEESTKFTDFQSPNIDPTKENVLDDSVSVKNGDSSNDFVTCKDTNEDDFGAFGTARGTTPPFVASTQDSMSDVTFEESSEHFPHFSEPGDDFGEFGNMNAISCQEEMIYIESDLKQTSDSLSEGCQLARKSSGTGTEPVSKLKNGQEVEFGDFDSVPNIQDDCNAFQDFDDFADFSSAGPTQVVDRHAYEDEQKDSCSWAAFGDQEATESHHRKEAWQSHRRDENIGTPGTPKMHSVPLTTSKGAVASGYLQESATSVQTALLNRLERIFEACFPSIFVPDAEEEVTSLKHLLETSTLPIKTREALPEYGXLLDVRTELQDTHDAHGLRYQWXGSHSNKLLCSXGIDTRNILFTGNKKQPXLVSMYAAGLESLPPIQFDWSSSGLTNPLDGMDPELYELTTSKLEISTSSLKVTDAFARLMSTVEKTSTSTRKPKREEHLSEEAIKVITSLADLMFMHAKVLMFPATLTPYTSSQEKAD